From Cellulosimicrobium sp. ES-005, one genomic window encodes:
- a CDS encoding SAF domain-containing protein, whose translation MLRSPRPPDPRPRPDRSPARRRLLRGVWWRSRFVVAALCCGVAASVAVGALRPPPPPTAPAVVTTREVPAGAVLTDADLRVDPVAAELVPAGSAARPDDVVGRRATVALPAGTLLQDALVAGGELAAAAPAGTVVAPVRLDPGVAALLGPGDRVDLLAAGDQALTTALAEAPTDGQQPPAADPYLARAAVVVPAPEPDDGGGLLGTGGSGTDVVTLVAVRPEEAVRLAAVSGQASVTAVLVP comes from the coding sequence ATGCTGCGCTCCCCCCGCCCGCCGGATCCCCGCCCGCGACCCGACCGCTCGCCCGCGCGGCGTCGGCTGCTGCGCGGGGTGTGGTGGCGCTCCCGCTTCGTCGTGGCCGCGCTGTGCTGCGGGGTCGCGGCGTCCGTGGCCGTCGGGGCGCTCCGCCCTCCCCCACCACCGACCGCGCCGGCGGTCGTCACGACGCGCGAGGTGCCCGCGGGCGCCGTGCTGACGGACGCGGACCTCCGCGTGGACCCCGTGGCGGCGGAGCTCGTCCCGGCGGGCTCCGCGGCCCGACCCGACGACGTGGTCGGACGCCGCGCGACCGTCGCCCTGCCCGCGGGCACCCTGCTGCAGGACGCGCTCGTGGCCGGCGGCGAGCTCGCCGCCGCGGCCCCCGCGGGCACGGTCGTCGCACCCGTCCGGCTCGACCCCGGTGTCGCCGCCCTCCTCGGCCCGGGAGACCGCGTCGACCTCCTCGCCGCCGGCGACCAGGCGCTGACGACGGCGCTCGCCGAAGCGCCGACCGACGGACAGCAGCCGCCGGCCGCGGATCCCTACCTCGCCCGCGCGGCCGTCGTCGTGCCCGCACCGGAGCCCGACGACGGGGGCGGGCTGCTCGGCACGGGCGGGTCGGGCACGGACGTCGTGACGCTCGTCGCCGTGCGTCCCGAGGAGGCCGTCCGCCTCGCCGCCGTGAGCGGACAGGCGAGCGTCACGGCCGTCCTCGTCCCCTGA
- a CDS encoding helix-turn-helix domain-containing protein, whose protein sequence is MWTLDELCEKVHVSRETVHSWRKRGTAPKAYVIGRHLMFEESDVRAWLDARTVPVDDEPGASSGSGW, encoded by the coding sequence ATGTGGACGCTCGACGAGCTCTGCGAGAAGGTCCACGTGAGCCGCGAGACGGTGCACAGCTGGCGCAAGAGAGGGACGGCGCCCAAGGCGTACGTCATCGGCAGGCACCTGATGTTCGAGGAGTCGGACGTCCGTGCGTGGCTCGACGCCCGGACCGTCCCCGTCGACGACGAGCCTGGCGCCAGCTCCGGATCGGGCTGGTGA
- a CDS encoding 5-formyltetrahydrofolate cyclo-ligase, producing MSGPVQPYPLHGSIEAEDAKEILRKAIRTNRQARSERLRKEAAAAIADVVETIPEVAAATCVATYAARPAEPGTTEMLERLSARGVRVLLPVLGAGLQRDWALYDGPADLQVRAPGRPPEPGTPSLGAEAIAQADVVVAPALAVDSRGVRLGQGGGWYDRALEHLRPGTKVVAVVFPEEVYDASDRPLPVEPHDKTVDAVATPLGWRWLP from the coding sequence ATGAGTGGCCCGGTCCAGCCGTACCCCCTGCACGGAAGCATCGAAGCCGAGGACGCGAAGGAGATCCTCCGCAAGGCCATCCGCACCAACCGCCAGGCGCGGTCCGAGCGGCTCCGCAAGGAAGCGGCCGCCGCGATCGCCGACGTCGTGGAGACCATCCCCGAGGTCGCCGCCGCCACGTGCGTCGCGACCTACGCCGCCCGGCCCGCCGAGCCCGGCACCACGGAGATGCTCGAACGCCTCTCCGCGCGCGGCGTGCGCGTCCTGCTGCCTGTGCTCGGCGCCGGCCTGCAGCGCGACTGGGCCCTGTACGACGGCCCGGCCGACCTCCAGGTCCGCGCCCCCGGCCGACCCCCCGAACCCGGCACCCCGTCGCTCGGCGCCGAGGCCATCGCCCAGGCCGACGTCGTCGTCGCCCCCGCGCTCGCCGTCGACTCGCGCGGCGTCCGGCTCGGCCAGGGCGGCGGCTGGTACGACCGCGCGCTCGAGCACCTGCGCCCCGGGACCAAGGTCGTCGCCGTCGTCTTCCCCGAGGAGGTCTACGACGCCTCCGACCGCCCGCTCCCGGTCGAGCCCCACGACAAGACCGTCGACGCCGTCGCGACCCCCCTCGGCTGGCGCTGGCTCCCGTAG
- a CDS encoding GNAT family protein produces the protein MTHKITRGWTVTKPWPVTLRDDTLGGSIVLRPLRRRDANAWMRLRAHNADWLERWEGTSPRPGTGGGPPTFAEYVRVLSAQARAGSSLPFAVELDGELVGQLTVSSITYGSLCGASIGYWVSEHVAGRGVIPTSVAMATDYCFAVLGLHRIEINIRPENGPSLRVVEKLGLRDEGVRERYLHIQGAWRDHRTFAITSEEVPDGLLARWQATRRESI, from the coding sequence ATGACGCACAAGATCACGCGCGGCTGGACCGTCACCAAGCCGTGGCCCGTGACCCTGCGGGACGACACGCTGGGTGGGTCGATCGTCCTGCGGCCGCTGCGCCGTCGGGACGCGAACGCGTGGATGCGCCTGCGCGCGCACAACGCGGACTGGCTCGAGCGCTGGGAGGGCACGTCGCCGCGCCCGGGCACCGGGGGAGGGCCGCCGACGTTCGCCGAGTACGTCCGCGTGCTGTCCGCCCAGGCGCGGGCCGGCTCGTCGCTGCCGTTCGCCGTGGAGCTGGACGGCGAGCTCGTCGGGCAGCTCACGGTCTCCTCGATCACGTACGGGTCGCTGTGCGGCGCGAGCATCGGCTACTGGGTGAGCGAGCACGTCGCGGGCCGGGGCGTCATCCCGACGTCCGTGGCCATGGCGACGGACTACTGCTTCGCGGTCCTCGGCCTGCACCGCATCGAGATCAACATCCGGCCGGAGAACGGCCCGAGCCTGCGCGTCGTGGAGAAGCTGGGCCTGCGCGACGAGGGCGTGCGCGAGCGGTACCTGCACATCCAGGGGGCCTGGCGCGACCACCGCACGTTCGCGATCACCAGCGAGGAGGTCCCGGACGGGCTCCTCGCGCGGTGGCAGGCGACGCGCCGCGAGAGCATCTGA
- the mscL gene encoding large conductance mechanosensitive channel protein MscL, whose product MKGVFQGFKEFVLRGNAIDLAVGVVIGAAFSSVVDAIVTYLINPIIGAIFGKPDISNLWDITLRPAHGDVEASVLSVGGILNAILQFLIIAIALYFVIVLPMNKLAERRKQDVEPEPEAPAEDVRVLQEIRDLLAAQAGSGPGRAPGGPTPPRDL is encoded by the coding sequence ATGAAGGGCGTGTTCCAGGGATTCAAGGAGTTCGTGCTCCGAGGCAACGCGATCGACCTGGCGGTCGGCGTCGTCATCGGCGCGGCGTTCTCCTCGGTCGTCGACGCGATCGTCACCTACCTGATCAACCCGATCATCGGCGCCATCTTCGGCAAGCCGGACATCTCCAACCTGTGGGACATCACGCTGCGGCCAGCCCACGGCGACGTCGAGGCCTCCGTCCTCTCCGTCGGCGGCATCCTCAACGCGATCCTGCAGTTCCTCATCATCGCGATCGCGCTCTACTTCGTCATCGTCCTCCCGATGAACAAGCTCGCCGAGCGTCGCAAGCAGGACGTCGAGCCCGAGCCCGAGGCACCGGCGGAGGACGTGCGCGTCCTCCAGGAGATCCGCGACCTCCTCGCCGCCCAGGCCGGCAGCGGCCCGGGCCGAGCACCCGGCGGCCCGACGCCGCCGCGCGACCTCTGA
- a CDS encoding FmdB family zinc ribbon protein: protein MPTYAYTCTACGHAFDIHQSFSDDALTVCPECSGRLRKVFSSVGVTFKGSGFYRTDSRSGGKSSTAPAAAKPAASSAASGTSSASGGTSSTSSSSGSTASS from the coding sequence GTGCCCACCTACGCGTACACGTGCACCGCCTGCGGTCACGCCTTCGACATCCACCAGTCGTTCAGCGACGACGCCCTGACGGTGTGCCCCGAGTGCTCGGGGCGCCTGCGCAAGGTGTTCTCCTCCGTCGGTGTGACGTTCAAGGGCTCGGGCTTCTACCGCACGGACTCGCGCTCGGGCGGGAAGTCGTCGACGGCACCGGCCGCCGCGAAGCCCGCCGCTTCCTCCGCGGCGTCCGGCACGAGCAGCGCGTCCGGCGGCACGAGCAGCACCTCGTCGTCGAGCGGCTCGACCGCGTCCTCCTGA
- a CDS encoding NTP transferase domain-containing protein — translation MTATTPAKPSATTPRPRGGAHSRTARAAVVLAAGHDAASRDLLSQPLGSATVVELAVANVRRVVDASRIVVVVAPDDPTVRELLGEDVVYVEQEAPLGTGDAVLAARGAVASVLGLGVDEPVLVAYADTPLLRSESLLGLLTRHTLTGADLTLLSAVVDDPDGYGRVVRAEGEITAILESSEAGDVAEPRTEINVGAYVAAPRLLFGELERMASDGEHRLTELARRVIGAGKRISSYRIVDVDEVRGINTPDELAQAADIVLKRLFVPKKNTDTKIVFGTGGWRAVIGEGYTLANVRRLCQAIANETIRRGLDGKGVVIGGDRRFLSRESAIAAAEVFAGNNIAVTLLPDDVPTPLVTFAAPYLGAAYGIIVTSSHNPPEWNGMKVFRQDGSLPLDDETDRYQDEANALSVDDVITLDIDVARRTGVVVDRSLTDPYVDAIEKIIDVEAVRGSDLQVVVDPMYGTSQLTLGTILSDMRVRSEFIHAAHNPLFGGVAPAPDLQRLSTLVTMIQQGGGRYDLGMATDGDSDRIGIVDETGEYISTNDLLLLLYWYLHEVRGEKGGVVRNLATTHLLDRLAAHFGEESREVKVGFKHVTAGMEEIGAVLGGESSGGLTIRGWILGKDGIFACALVAEMLARTGKRISELRAMIYEITGRLYTLEAGVPATPEMRVEVPRRLEAEPLTHVGPYPVVSVSHLDGTKILLENDNWALLRFSGTEPVLRMFVEADSPEKAAELLEWLQGFVTAGV, via the coding sequence ATGACCGCGACGACGCCCGCGAAGCCCAGCGCCACGACCCCGCGACCGCGAGGGGGCGCGCACAGCCGGACCGCGAGGGCCGCCGTCGTGCTCGCCGCGGGGCACGACGCCGCGTCGCGCGACCTCCTGTCCCAGCCGCTGGGCAGCGCGACCGTCGTCGAGCTGGCCGTGGCGAACGTCCGTCGGGTGGTGGACGCGAGCCGCATCGTCGTCGTCGTGGCGCCGGACGACCCGACCGTGCGCGAGCTGCTCGGCGAGGACGTCGTCTACGTGGAGCAGGAGGCGCCGCTCGGCACGGGTGACGCGGTCCTCGCGGCGCGCGGGGCGGTCGCGTCGGTGCTGGGGCTCGGCGTCGACGAGCCGGTGCTCGTCGCGTACGCGGACACGCCCCTGCTGCGCTCGGAGTCGCTCCTGGGCCTGCTCACCCGCCACACGCTCACGGGCGCCGACCTGACGCTCCTCTCGGCCGTCGTGGACGACCCGGACGGCTACGGGCGCGTGGTGCGCGCCGAGGGCGAGATCACCGCGATCCTCGAGTCGTCCGAGGCGGGCGACGTGGCGGAGCCGCGCACGGAGATCAACGTGGGCGCCTACGTGGCGGCGCCGAGGCTGCTGTTCGGCGAGCTCGAGCGCATGGCGTCCGACGGCGAGCACCGGCTCACGGAGCTCGCTCGCCGCGTCATCGGCGCGGGGAAGCGGATCTCGTCGTACCGGATCGTCGACGTCGACGAGGTCCGCGGCATCAACACGCCGGACGAGCTCGCGCAGGCGGCGGACATCGTCCTCAAGCGCCTGTTCGTCCCGAAGAAGAACACGGACACCAAGATCGTGTTCGGCACGGGCGGCTGGCGCGCGGTCATCGGCGAGGGGTACACGCTCGCGAACGTGCGCCGGCTGTGCCAGGCGATCGCGAACGAGACGATCCGCCGCGGCCTCGACGGCAAGGGCGTCGTGATCGGCGGCGACCGGCGCTTCCTCTCGCGCGAGTCGGCCATCGCCGCGGCCGAGGTCTTCGCGGGCAACAACATCGCGGTCACGCTCCTGCCCGACGACGTCCCGACGCCGCTCGTGACGTTCGCCGCGCCCTACCTCGGGGCGGCGTACGGGATCATCGTCACGTCGAGCCACAACCCGCCCGAGTGGAACGGCATGAAGGTGTTCCGCCAGGACGGTTCGCTGCCGCTCGACGACGAGACGGACCGCTACCAGGACGAGGCCAACGCGCTGTCCGTCGACGACGTCATCACGCTCGACATCGACGTGGCGCGCCGCACGGGCGTCGTGGTCGACCGGTCGCTCACCGACCCCTACGTCGACGCGATCGAGAAGATCATCGACGTGGAGGCGGTGCGCGGCTCCGACCTGCAGGTCGTCGTCGACCCGATGTACGGCACGAGCCAGCTCACGCTCGGCACGATCTTGTCCGACATGCGCGTGCGCTCGGAGTTCATCCACGCGGCGCACAACCCGCTGTTCGGCGGCGTCGCGCCGGCGCCGGACCTGCAGCGCCTGAGCACGCTCGTGACGATGATCCAGCAGGGCGGGGGTCGCTACGACCTCGGCATGGCCACGGACGGCGACTCCGACCGCATCGGGATCGTCGACGAGACCGGCGAGTACATCTCGACGAACGACCTCCTCCTCCTCCTCTACTGGTACCTGCACGAGGTCCGCGGCGAGAAGGGCGGCGTCGTGCGCAACCTCGCGACGACGCACCTGCTCGACCGCCTCGCGGCCCACTTCGGCGAGGAGTCGCGCGAGGTCAAGGTCGGCTTCAAGCACGTCACGGCGGGCATGGAGGAGATCGGCGCCGTGCTCGGCGGCGAGTCGTCGGGCGGTCTGACGATCCGCGGCTGGATCCTCGGCAAGGACGGCATCTTCGCGTGCGCCCTGGTGGCCGAGATGCTGGCCCGCACGGGCAAGCGGATCTCCGAGCTGCGCGCGATGATCTACGAGATCACGGGTCGCCTCTACACGCTCGAGGCGGGCGTGCCGGCGACGCCGGAGATGCGCGTCGAGGTGCCGCGGCGCCTCGAGGCGGAGCCGCTCACGCACGTCGGCCCGTACCCGGTCGTCTCGGTCTCCCACCTCGACGGCACCAAGATCCTCCTCGAGAACGACAACTGGGCGCTCCTGCGGTTCTCCGGCACCGAGCCCGTCCTGCGCATGTTCGTCGAGGCGGACTCTCCCGAGAAGGCCGCCGAGCTCCTCGAGTGGCTCCAGGGGTTCGTCACCGCCGGCGTGTGA
- a CDS encoding penicillin acylase family protein, whose product MAVLLVLALVAGAALVVVTVRRPLPQTSGQVELPGLDAQVTVLRDAQGVPQIYADTPEDLFRAQGYVQAQDRFFEMDYRRHVTAGRLAELVGDNPDAIAADTVTRTFGWRQVAEEEWDVVSPETKAYLQAYAEGVNAYLENRSPSEIAIEYTVLGLQVDVAQPEPWDPVDSLAWLKAMAWDLRGNYDDELERALSFSTLQDTARVAALFPAYPSEVNAPILDPGELDNPQQVALELGPEARAAYGSDHLRGALEAADRALDAVPVLVGRGEGTGSNSWVVSGEHTVSGKPILANDPHLALGAPGIWAQVGLHCNEVGPQCGFDVAGFSFAGFPGVIIGHNAQLAWGLTNMGADVTDFFVERVRDDTYLRGDDWVPLETRTETLHVAGGEDVELEIRSTLHGPIVSEAIPATESAVDTPALDTRLGEYAVSLQWTALEPGRTADAVFAFNLAQDADDMQAAAALFEVPAQNIVFATADGHIGYQAPGKIPVRQAVPDAEVPSDGTWPRDGSDERYDWQGYVPSEQMPRVVDPTEGFVVAANQAVLPAGVAPFLTTDWDYGYRSQRIRQLLEAEISAGRPVDVDTMNEIQTDDRSPYAEVLVPLLLDQEIDDGFAAEGQALLADWDYRTDTDSAAAAYFAAVWRNLLQLTFWDDLPESARPNGGSRWLAVVQNLLENPTDPFWDDRQTVSVVETRDEVLTQALVSARLDLTVEQSKQPSDWAWGKLHVLALEHPILGGESIPGPVRNWVNPDPVGMPGGSSIVNATAWDAASGSFDVTAGPSMRMVVDLDDLDRSTWVTVTGTSGHPASQHYADQLKTWARGETYDWPFSTQAVADASKDELTLVP is encoded by the coding sequence GTGGCCGTGCTGCTCGTCCTCGCGCTCGTCGCGGGGGCCGCGCTCGTCGTCGTCACCGTGCGCCGGCCGCTGCCGCAGACCTCCGGCCAGGTCGAGCTCCCCGGGCTCGACGCCCAGGTCACGGTGCTGCGCGACGCCCAGGGCGTGCCGCAGATCTACGCCGACACCCCCGAGGACCTCTTCCGCGCCCAGGGCTACGTCCAGGCGCAGGACCGCTTCTTCGAGATGGACTACCGCCGGCACGTCACCGCGGGCCGGCTCGCGGAGCTCGTGGGCGACAACCCCGACGCGATCGCCGCCGACACCGTGACGCGGACCTTCGGCTGGCGGCAGGTCGCCGAGGAGGAGTGGGACGTCGTCTCGCCCGAGACGAAGGCGTACCTCCAGGCCTACGCCGAGGGCGTCAACGCGTACCTCGAGAACCGCAGCCCGTCCGAGATCGCGATCGAGTACACCGTGCTCGGCCTCCAGGTCGACGTCGCCCAGCCCGAGCCCTGGGACCCCGTCGACTCGCTCGCCTGGCTCAAGGCGATGGCGTGGGACCTGCGCGGCAACTACGACGACGAGCTGGAGCGCGCGCTCTCGTTCAGCACCCTCCAGGACACGGCCCGCGTCGCCGCGCTCTTCCCCGCCTACCCGTCCGAGGTCAACGCGCCGATCCTCGACCCCGGCGAGCTCGACAACCCCCAGCAGGTCGCGCTCGAGCTCGGCCCCGAGGCGCGCGCCGCGTACGGCTCGGACCACCTCCGGGGCGCGCTCGAGGCCGCCGACCGCGCGCTCGACGCCGTCCCCGTGCTCGTCGGGCGCGGCGAGGGCACGGGCTCCAACTCGTGGGTCGTCTCCGGCGAGCACACCGTCAGCGGAAAGCCGATCCTCGCGAACGACCCGCACCTCGCCCTCGGCGCCCCCGGGATCTGGGCCCAGGTCGGGCTGCACTGCAACGAGGTCGGGCCGCAGTGCGGGTTCGACGTCGCGGGCTTCTCGTTCGCCGGCTTCCCCGGCGTCATCATCGGGCACAACGCGCAGCTCGCGTGGGGCCTGACGAACATGGGCGCCGACGTCACCGACTTCTTCGTCGAGCGCGTGCGGGACGACACCTACCTGCGCGGTGACGACTGGGTGCCGCTCGAGACCCGGACCGAGACGCTGCACGTCGCCGGCGGCGAGGACGTCGAGCTCGAGATCCGCTCGACGCTCCACGGGCCGATCGTCTCCGAGGCGATCCCCGCGACCGAGTCCGCCGTCGACACCCCCGCCCTGGACACCCGCCTGGGCGAGTACGCCGTCTCGCTCCAGTGGACCGCGCTCGAGCCGGGCCGCACCGCCGACGCCGTCTTCGCGTTCAACCTCGCCCAGGACGCCGACGACATGCAGGCCGCCGCGGCGCTCTTCGAGGTGCCCGCGCAGAACATCGTCTTCGCGACGGCGGACGGCCACATCGGCTACCAGGCACCCGGGAAGATCCCCGTCCGCCAGGCGGTGCCCGACGCCGAGGTGCCCTCCGACGGCACGTGGCCGCGCGACGGCTCCGACGAGCGCTACGACTGGCAGGGCTACGTCCCGAGCGAGCAGATGCCGCGCGTCGTCGACCCGACCGAGGGGTTCGTCGTCGCCGCCAACCAGGCGGTGCTGCCCGCCGGCGTCGCGCCGTTCCTCACCACCGACTGGGACTACGGCTACCGCTCGCAGCGCATCCGCCAACTCCTCGAGGCCGAGATCTCCGCCGGACGACCCGTCGACGTCGACACGATGAACGAGATCCAGACCGACGACCGCAGCCCCTACGCCGAGGTGCTCGTGCCGCTCCTGCTCGACCAGGAGATCGACGACGGCTTCGCCGCCGAGGGCCAGGCGCTCCTCGCGGACTGGGACTACCGGACCGACACCGACTCCGCCGCGGCCGCCTACTTCGCCGCCGTCTGGCGCAACCTGCTCCAGCTCACCTTCTGGGACGACCTGCCCGAGTCGGCGCGCCCGAACGGCGGGAGCCGCTGGCTCGCGGTCGTGCAGAACCTCCTCGAGAACCCGACAGACCCGTTCTGGGACGACCGTCAGACCGTGAGCGTCGTGGAGACGCGCGACGAGGTCCTCACGCAGGCGCTCGTGTCCGCGCGCCTCGACCTGACCGTCGAGCAGAGCAAGCAGCCCTCCGACTGGGCCTGGGGCAAGCTCCACGTGCTCGCGCTGGAGCACCCGATCCTCGGCGGCGAGTCCATCCCCGGCCCCGTCCGCAACTGGGTCAACCCCGACCCCGTCGGCATGCCCGGCGGCTCCTCGATCGTCAACGCCACCGCGTGGGACGCGGCCTCCGGGTCGTTCGACGTGACGGCCGGCCCGTCGATGCGGATGGTCGTCGACCTCGACGACCTCGACCGCTCCACCTGGGTCACCGTCACGGGCACGTCCGGCCACCCCGCGTCCCAGCACTACGCGGACCAGCTCAAGACCTGGGCCCGGGGCGAGACCTACGACTGGCCGTTCTCCACCCAGGCCGTCGCCGACGCGAGCAAGGACGAGCTGACCCTCGTTCCCTAG
- a CDS encoding helix-turn-helix transcriptional regulator, with amino-acid sequence MTQTRVRVGTSKTELAGKVGVSAAAIGQYEAGVDSPRPEVLEELARTLKVRPGFFSIGRPLARIDTVNAHFRSLSSARVSDRQKALARPIVAPRCG; translated from the coding sequence CTGACCCAAACTCGCGTCCGTGTCGGCACGAGCAAGACCGAGCTCGCCGGCAAAGTCGGCGTATCGGCGGCCGCGATCGGTCAGTACGAGGCCGGCGTCGATTCTCCGCGACCGGAGGTGCTCGAGGAGCTGGCCCGCACCCTGAAGGTCCGCCCCGGGTTCTTCAGCATCGGACGCCCGCTGGCTCGCATCGACACCGTCAACGCGCACTTCCGCAGTCTGAGCTCGGCTCGCGTCAGCGACCGGCAGAAGGCGCTGGCAAGGCCGATCGTCGCCCCACGCTGCGGCTGA
- a CDS encoding N,N'-diacetylchitobiose phosphorylase encodes MRYGHFDTAHDEYVVERPDVPVSWTNYLGTRDMCTVLSHNGGGYSYFKSSQYGRISRFRQNGVPLDRPGHYVYLRDDADGDYWSVSWQPVGKPFVGPDEELDPAGGAGRWTTRHGLSYTTFRSEYKGIDAEQTVFIPLDDDVELWDVRVTNTTDEVRELTVGSYVEFSFHTITIDNQNLQMSLYASGSSYEDGIIEYDFYYEPWTYHYFASSETPSSYDSLRDSFIGPYRTETNPVAIERGEGSNQSATTQNHCGALLHKVTLAPGETKRLVFMLGYGSRDEAGRAIQAKYSDVAAVDRERERLRDYWRAKQDKLRIRTPHEGMNTMINAWTLLQAETCVVWSRFASFVEVGGRAGLGYRDTAQDVMSVIHSNPTKTRQRIVELLRAQTEAGYGLHLFDPKAFDPDAEKLPDVPSPTIVPTVDPKDLIHGLEDTCSDDHLWLVPSVVEYVKETGDRSFLDLEIPFAEGTPATVYDHLVRALEFSARQVGQNGVALGLRADWNDCLNLGGGETSLVTFLHAWAIGAFLEIAEPLAAAGDERAEADVARFTAERERIAKVADAQLWDGRWWIRGYTRDGVKIGSAENEEGKIFLEHQAWPVIAGITSQERGEASMDAVRELLGSEYGNHLNWPAFTKVDDTVGFVTRVYPGIKENAAIFSHPNAWPIIAEAMLGRGDEAVQFYDAILPYHQNDNIEVRGAEPYAYVQFLYGRDHEWFGKAQNPWLTGTAGWMYTAVTKYVLGVRLALEGLVVDPSIPKDWDGFEVRREWRGAVYDIEVRNPDHVSKGVRSVTVDGVEHDPASPIPALPEGAEAKVVVTLG; translated from the coding sequence ATGCGCTACGGCCACTTCGACACCGCGCACGACGAGTACGTCGTCGAGCGCCCCGACGTCCCCGTCTCGTGGACGAACTACCTCGGCACCCGGGACATGTGCACGGTCCTGTCGCACAACGGCGGCGGGTACTCGTACTTCAAGAGCTCGCAGTACGGGCGCATCTCGCGCTTCCGCCAGAACGGCGTCCCCCTCGACCGCCCCGGGCACTACGTGTACCTGCGCGACGACGCGGACGGCGACTACTGGTCGGTGTCGTGGCAGCCGGTCGGCAAGCCGTTCGTCGGTCCCGACGAGGAGCTCGACCCCGCGGGGGGCGCGGGCCGCTGGACCACGCGGCACGGTCTGAGCTACACGACGTTCCGCTCCGAGTACAAGGGCATCGACGCCGAGCAGACGGTCTTCATCCCGCTCGACGACGACGTGGAGCTGTGGGACGTGCGGGTCACCAACACCACCGACGAGGTGCGTGAGCTCACCGTGGGGTCGTACGTGGAGTTCAGCTTCCACACGATCACGATCGACAACCAGAACCTGCAGATGTCGCTCTACGCGTCCGGCTCCTCGTACGAGGACGGGATCATCGAGTACGACTTCTACTACGAGCCCTGGACGTACCACTACTTCGCGTCGAGCGAGACGCCGTCGTCGTACGACTCGCTGCGCGACAGCTTCATCGGGCCGTACCGGACCGAGACCAACCCGGTCGCGATCGAGCGCGGCGAGGGCTCGAACCAGAGCGCGACGACGCAGAACCACTGCGGCGCGCTGCTGCACAAGGTGACGCTCGCGCCGGGCGAGACCAAGCGCCTCGTCTTCATGCTCGGGTACGGCTCGCGCGACGAGGCCGGCCGCGCGATCCAGGCGAAGTACTCCGACGTCGCCGCCGTGGACCGTGAGCGCGAGCGGCTGCGCGACTACTGGCGCGCCAAGCAGGACAAGCTCCGCATCCGCACCCCCCACGAGGGCATGAACACGATGATCAACGCCTGGACGCTGCTCCAGGCCGAGACGTGCGTCGTGTGGTCGCGCTTCGCGTCGTTCGTCGAGGTCGGCGGTCGCGCGGGTCTCGGGTACCGCGACACCGCGCAGGACGTCATGAGCGTCATCCACTCGAACCCGACGAAGACGCGCCAGCGCATCGTCGAGCTCCTGCGGGCCCAGACGGAGGCCGGCTACGGCCTGCACCTGTTCGACCCGAAGGCGTTCGACCCCGACGCCGAGAAGCTGCCCGACGTCCCGTCCCCGACGATCGTGCCCACGGTCGACCCGAAGGACCTCATCCACGGGCTCGAGGACACGTGCTCGGACGACCACCTGTGGCTCGTGCCGTCGGTCGTCGAGTACGTCAAGGAGACGGGCGACCGCTCGTTCCTCGACCTGGAGATCCCGTTCGCCGAGGGCACGCCCGCCACGGTGTACGACCACCTGGTCCGGGCGCTCGAGTTCTCCGCGCGGCAGGTGGGCCAGAACGGCGTGGCGCTCGGTCTGCGCGCGGACTGGAACGACTGCCTCAACCTCGGCGGCGGCGAGACGTCGCTCGTGACGTTCCTGCACGCGTGGGCGATCGGCGCGTTCCTCGAGATCGCGGAGCCGCTCGCCGCGGCGGGCGACGAGCGGGCCGAGGCCGACGTCGCGCGCTTCACGGCGGAGCGCGAGCGCATCGCCAAGGTCGCGGACGCCCAGCTCTGGGACGGCCGGTGGTGGATCCGCGGGTACACGCGCGACGGCGTGAAGATCGGCTCGGCCGAGAACGAGGAGGGCAAGATCTTCCTCGAGCACCAGGCGTGGCCCGTCATCGCCGGGATCACGAGCCAGGAGCGCGGCGAGGCGTCGATGGACGCGGTGCGCGAGCTGCTCGGCTCCGAGTACGGCAACCACCTCAACTGGCCGGCGTTCACGAAGGTCGACGACACGGTCGGCTTCGTGACGCGCGTGTACCCGGGCATCAAGGAGAACGCCGCGATCTTCTCCCACCCCAACGCGTGGCCGATCATCGCGGAGGCGATGCTGGGCCGCGGGGACGAGGCGGTGCAGTTCTACGACGCGATCCTGCCGTACCACCAGAACGACAACATCGAGGTGCGCGGTGCCGAGCCGTACGCGTACGTCCAGTTCCTCTACGGCCGCGACCACGAGTGGTTCGGCAAGGCGCAGAACCCGTGGCTCACGGGCACGGCCGGCTGGATGTACACCGCCGTGACCAAGTACGTCCTCGGCGTCCGCCTCGCGCTCGAGGGCCTGGTGGTCGACCCGTCGATCCCGAAGGACTGGGACGGGTTCGAGGTGCGTCGCGAGTGGCGTGGTGCCGTCTACGACATCGAGGTCCGCAACCCCGACCACGTGTCGAAGGGCGTGCGCTCGGTGACGGTCGACGGCGTCGAGCACGACCCGGCGAGCCCGATCCCCGCGCTGCCGGAGGGCGCCGAGGCGAAGGTCGTCGTCACGCTCGGCTGA